In Candidatus Methanomethylophilaceae archaeon, the following are encoded in one genomic region:
- a CDS encoding LicD family protein, whose product MKDKIVLSKSRVDSLSKIDVEEESWIKQYSERPWDGKEPITTGKYFIEYEGIPFHFAFYKSKTDDKHLMVSLTGGNYGSTRTEGMYTRWKYAARTDYSILCIDDPMVWMYKVRFGWFGGANKKGKPIWTITSELIKKIMAASYSKQPEVIFYSSSSGGTAAILISSVIGFPCSVVAINPQLYLPFNPMYKKTTGAGILHEELVKQKTVVGIIKNHKENHYIILENLASYNDYVRHHMHLCGELGIKPAYGITRSSDNLISWVYYAASNQTHRAQDFASLYPALEYLTANFDRFKEIPWNLLDLFNGYLQDHHVQLRDAKLIESNLKPPLEDAVEYAKSGDFTFLEKIIDDCSEDEIRDNEIFKLILKFPSRSVVCLCHLFGKTHDKAFLDKAAHRIVRALIEDPKTFTNQMQPILMGSNLTEEAACSLVEAASSRIDDVLESMRSSEQIKEIACAVMLQYLSSGKPMDVIIDQMKSDGPRSVLLLLRAVNKEYLLTLALETVMKSGMHYKCKKRDYDSRKESLLSDCSILISILELGEERLVFNSAAVSHMLNCIVESGQKNNVIGEQDILGIFKSIKCSDSTTVVIHRALAMILREVDRICTSKGVNYTLACGSLIGAYRHEGFIPWDDDADLYMTHDDFKVFREAAKKSEVIDLIEFTYHSNYSTRLKLRNVPTRWLFIDIFTFDYVSDLENAWELRCEMKKQMNKEMKKYLVGNRFSNKEVNIPGVKSLYNRYIPMSMSRLDPNNERKGIVLGIDNATRHKHIYPIEDYLPTKRLKFEDMTLAVANNYQKILEVNYSNALSFPEDMMTAKHRRTDLDLTDILIRVCKDDSARRSEAQSESDGGDSKQS is encoded by the coding sequence TTCATCGAATACGAGGGAATCCCGTTCCACTTCGCATTTTACAAGTCAAAAACTGACGACAAGCATCTGATGGTGTCCCTGACCGGAGGGAATTACGGTTCGACCCGCACCGAGGGCATGTATACGAGATGGAAATATGCGGCACGCACGGATTATTCCATACTTTGCATCGATGACCCGATGGTGTGGATGTACAAGGTCAGGTTCGGATGGTTCGGCGGCGCGAACAAAAAAGGCAAGCCGATTTGGACCATCACTTCTGAATTGATCAAGAAGATAATGGCCGCAAGCTATTCGAAGCAGCCCGAGGTAATTTTCTACTCTTCTTCTTCTGGTGGGACTGCAGCCATTCTGATATCGTCAGTGATAGGGTTCCCATGCTCCGTGGTCGCGATCAACCCGCAGCTGTATCTGCCGTTCAATCCTATGTACAAAAAAACGACGGGCGCCGGCATCCTCCATGAAGAGTTGGTAAAACAGAAAACCGTAGTCGGAATCATCAAGAATCACAAGGAAAATCATTACATCATTCTGGAGAATCTGGCCTCGTACAATGATTACGTCAGGCATCACATGCATCTTTGCGGAGAGCTGGGAATAAAACCGGCATACGGCATAACCCGCTCATCCGACAATCTGATCAGCTGGGTTTATTATGCGGCCTCCAATCAAACTCATAGGGCGCAGGATTTCGCTTCGCTCTATCCGGCTTTGGAATACTTGACAGCCAATTTCGATCGTTTCAAGGAGATCCCGTGGAACCTGTTGGATCTTTTCAACGGATACCTCCAGGACCATCACGTCCAACTCAGGGATGCCAAACTTATCGAATCAAATCTGAAACCGCCATTGGAAGATGCCGTCGAATATGCCAAATCCGGGGATTTCACATTTCTGGAAAAGATAATCGACGATTGCTCGGAAGATGAGATCAGAGACAACGAGATATTCAAGCTGATTCTGAAGTTTCCCAGCAGATCCGTTGTCTGCCTGTGCCATCTCTTCGGCAAGACCCATGACAAGGCTTTCTTGGACAAGGCCGCCCACCGCATCGTCAGAGCTCTTATAGAGGATCCCAAGACCTTTACGAATCAGATGCAACCCATACTGATGGGCTCGAATCTGACGGAAGAAGCGGCATGCTCTTTGGTCGAAGCGGCATCGTCGCGCATCGATGATGTCTTAGAGAGTATGAGGTCGTCCGAACAGATCAAAGAGATCGCATGCGCGGTTATGCTTCAGTATCTGTCGTCGGGAAAGCCGATGGATGTCATCATCGATCAGATGAAGTCCGACGGCCCGAGATCCGTCCTTTTGCTCCTGAGAGCGGTCAATAAAGAGTATCTTCTTACGCTGGCTCTCGAAACCGTCATGAAGAGCGGCATGCATTATAAATGCAAAAAGAGGGATTACGACTCAAGGAAGGAGTCGCTGCTGTCCGACTGCTCGATATTGATATCTATCCTCGAGCTGGGCGAAGAAAGATTGGTATTCAATTCGGCGGCGGTATCCCATATGCTCAACTGCATTGTCGAAAGTGGGCAGAAAAACAATGTCATCGGTGAGCAGGATATATTGGGCATCTTCAAGTCTATAAAATGCAGCGATTCGACGACCGTGGTCATCCACAGGGCGCTGGCGATGATTCTGAGGGAAGTCGACAGGATATGCACGTCAAAAGGAGTCAATTACACTCTGGCGTGCGGCTCTCTGATCGGCGCCTATCGCCACGAGGGATTCATCCCATGGGATGACGACGCCGATCTGTACATGACCCATGACGATTTCAAAGTCTTTAGGGAGGCGGCGAAGAAGAGCGAAGTCATCGATCTCATCGAATTCACGTACCACAGCAATTACTCCACCAGACTGAAGCTCCGCAATGTCCCGACCCGCTGGCTGTTCATCGACATCTTCACTTTCGATTACGTATCGGATCTGGAGAACGCTTGGGAGCTGCGCTGCGAGATGAAGAAGCAGATGAACAAGGAGATGAAAAAGTACCTCGTCGGAAACAGATTCTCCAACAAAGAGGTCAATATCCCCGGCGTCAAGAGCCTGTATAATCGCTATATCCCGATGTCCATGTCGCGTTTGGACCCCAATAACGAAAGGAAAGGGATCGTGCTGGGAATAGACAACGCTACGAGGCACAAGCACATCTACCCGATAGAAGACTATCTGCCGACAAAGCGCCTGAAATTCGAGGATATGACCTTGGCAGTCGCCAACAATTACCAGAAGATTCTGGAGGTTAATTACTCGAACGCCCTGAGCTTCCCTGAGGATATGATGACGGCCAAGCACAGGCGCACGGATCTGGATCTCACGGACATCCTGATCAGGGTCTGTAAAGACGATTCCGCCCGCAGGTCTGAGGCTCAATCAGAATCGGATGGAGGGGACTCCAAGCAGAGCTGA